The Novipirellula aureliae sequence GGCACTGGGATGGATGGGTGACTTGGCTTGATCGGCTTGACTTGAAAACGGGGACTTGGGAGCGGCTCCCGGACGCTCCTCGCGCCCGCGATCACTTTCAATCCGTCCTCATTGACAACAAGATCTACGCTGCCGGTGGACGCAAAACATCGGGCGTCAGTAAACAAATCTTCGATCTCACGATTGCGGAAGTCGACATGTACGATTTAGACGCCGGAACATGGTCGACGCTTCCCGTACAAAGCAATCTGCCGACGCCGCGTGCCGGTTGCTTTGCCTTTCGCATGGGGGATGAGTTGCTTATCGCTGGTGGCGAGTCGATGCAACCGACCGCGCACGATCAAATCGAAGCTTTCGATACCAAAACGGGCTCGTGGAGGGTGATGTCGGTCTTCTCGCAAGGTCGACACGGAACGGGGATCGGGCAGTACGAGGACATGCTCTACACCGCAGCCGGTGCAACAAGTCAAGGTGGTCGATTGGAGCTTGACTCGACCGAAGTACTAATCCTTCCATCAAAGTGAGCAGGGCGACACCTGCCGCAAAACCGCGTGATGGAAAGATCATGGGATAGCGGAAATACCGCGAGTCTCTACAATCCCGATATGGAAGTCATTGCATTACAATCAGGAAGTAACGGAAATTGCATCTACGTCGAAGCGGGTGGAAAGCAACTGCTTTTCGACGCTGGTATCAGCGGCGTTCAAGCCGAAAACCGGCTGGCGGAACATGGGCGTGATATTCGTGACGTCGATGCCCTCATTATCTCGCACGACCACAGTGATCATACACGCTGCATGGGCGTTTATCATCGGAAATTCGGTCTGCCGATTCATGTGACCGACGAAACCATCTCCGCCCTCCAGCGAAAAAATCGAACGGGACGGATCGATGACGTCCAACGATTCAAGTCAGGCAGCACTTTGAACTTTGGTCACGTGCGAGTGGAAACGATCAAGACACCGCATGATGCCGTCGACGGGGTGGCGTTTGTCGTCGACGATGGATCGAATCGCTTAGGGATACTCACCGATTTGGGACACGTTTTTTCGGGTCTCGATTGTCTGCTGTCAACACTCGATGCCGTCATTATCGAGAGCAATTACGATACCGACATGTTGGCCAACGGACCTTATCCCGAATCGCTCAAACGCCGTATTAGCGGTCCAGGCGGACATTTGTCTAACGCCGAATCAGCGAATCTATTGCTGCGATCAGATAATCGAACGCTGCAATGGGTTTGCATGGGCCATCTATCGGAACATAACAACGACCCAGACTTGGTCTATCAAACGCACCGCACCACCCTCGGTACGCAGTTTCCTCTCTTTGTCGCCGACCGCTACGCAGGCAAGACACTCCCGCGACTCAAACCGCGA is a genomic window containing:
- a CDS encoding MBL fold metallo-hydrolase; its protein translation is MERSWDSGNTASLYNPDMEVIALQSGSNGNCIYVEAGGKQLLFDAGISGVQAENRLAEHGRDIRDVDALIISHDHSDHTRCMGVYHRKFGLPIHVTDETISALQRKNRTGRIDDVQRFKSGSTLNFGHVRVETIKTPHDAVDGVAFVVDDGSNRLGILTDLGHVFSGLDCLLSTLDAVIIESNYDTDMLANGPYPESLKRRISGPGGHLSNAESANLLLRSDNRTLQWVCMGHLSEHNNDPDLVYQTHRTTLGTQFPLFVADRYAGKTLPRLKPR